The sequence GGGTTGTCTTGGACCCGGTGCTTTGCCAGTGTGAGCGCACTTCACCTGGAGAGCACCGCATGTCGTCCGTCCGAGGAGCTGGGGTCGCGCTGAGCTGTGTCGTGGGGCTGCTGGTGGTCAGCGGCTGTGGCGGTGATGGCGCGCAGGGGCCGGTGGGACCGGCGGGGCCGCCGGGGCCGGTGGAGGTGGGCACCGGGCTGAAGCTCGACGGCGAGTCGGTGAGCGTCGTCTACGGCGACGGGCCCGGCACGGCGGTGGAGGGGAATGATCCGCGCCTCGCCGCCGCGGCCCAGGCCATCCGCAACGGGACGGAGCCGCAGGACGCGTCGTTCGCGGTGGCGGGCACGGGGCAGGTGCGCGGCCGGCTGACGGCGAACGCGGACGTGCTCCTGGACGCGGCTGTGTCCGCCAGCGAGGCGCCGCCGCTCCTGCGCGTGAGGAACACCGTGTCGGGAGCGGGCGAGCCCACCTGGGACAGGTACCGGGTCTTCACGGTGGACGCCGCGGGCGGGGTGCTCGCGCGGGGAGAGCTGGGCTACGGCCTCATCCCCATGACGGGCGCGGGGAGCCGGATGATGTGGCACCCGTTCAAGACGGCCTTCCGCGTGGGATTCGCCGACACCGAGTGGGACGAGGCCAACGTCGGCTTCATGTCCTTCGCGGGCGGCAACAAGACCCGGGCCAGCAACTTCGGCGCCTTCGCGTACGGCGACCAGTGCGAGGCCTCCGGCACGGTCGCGGTGTGCCTGGGCTCCAACAGCAAGGCCCTTGGAAACGGGTCCCTGGCCGTGGGCCTCAGCTCCACCGCGAGCGGCGCCTCGTCCGTCGCCGTGGGCTTCACGACCGTGGCCTCGGGGCAGGGGGCGGTGGCGCTGGGCTACCGCACCACCGCGGACGGGGACTACGCGGCGGCGCTGGGGCAGCGCGCGAGCACGGACGGACGCACGGGGGCCTTCATCTGGGGAGACGCCTCCACCACCGCCATTGTCACGAGCACCGCGAACAACCAGTTCACGGCGCGCGCCGCGGGCGGGTTCCGCTTCCGCACGAACGCCACGCTCACCACCGGCTGTGACCTGCCGGCGGGCTCGGGCGTGTTCAGCTGCACGTCGGACCGGGCCACGAAGGAGGACTTCCGCCGCGTGGACGCGGAGGCCGTGCTGGCGAAGGTGGCCGCGATGCCGGTGGAGAGCTGGCGCTACAGCGCGGAGGCCGAGGGCGTGCGCCACGTGGGCCCGGTGGCGCAGGACTTCCGCGCGGCGTTCGGCCTGGGCACGGATGACAAGAGCATCGGCCTGCTGGACATCGACGGCGTGAACATGGTGGCCATCCAGGCGCTGGCGCGGCGCACGGAGGAGCTGAACGCGAAGAGCGCGGAGGTGGACGCGCTCCGGGCGGAGATGGCGGAGCTGAAGCGCAGCCTGTCGCGCCTGGAGGCCGCCGTGCACGCGAAGGGTGTGAAGCGCTGAGGGCTTGCCGAGCCTTCATGACGGATGCCGTGGGGGCGCGAGGTAGGCTCATCGCGCCCTTTTTTTGTTTCAGGAGGACTCGCCCCATGTCCTGCCCGCACTGTGGTCAGCCGCTTCCTGATGGCCTGTCGTCGCGGACGTGTCCCCACTGCGGCGGGGACGTGAACGCGCCGGGGTCGCCGGTGATGGACGACGTGGCGGACAAGGCCCAGAAGGCGGCGGACTCGGCGGGCCGCGCGGTGCAGGACGTGCTGGACGACCCCAGGCTGCGCGAGCGGCTGCCCGGAGGTTCGCTGCCGCTGCTCGGCTCCGGGCTGGTGGCGGCGGCGGTGGTGGTGCCCGTGCTGCCCTTCTTCGACGGTGGGCTGGGGCTGCCGTGGGCAGTGCTGATGCTGGTGGGCAGCGGCATGCTGGGAGGGCGCGAGTGGGTGGCCGCGGGCCGCACGCTCCCTCCCGCGCTGATGCCCCTGGTGAAGCGGGCCGCGCATCCGGCCTTCCTGCCCATGTTCACGGCGCTCACGGTGACGCAGGCGTTCCTGTCGCTGGAGCTGGGCGTGGCGTCGCTGTTGTGGGTGCTGGCGGCGGTGGTGCTGGGCTTCGTGCAGTGGCGCGCGTTCAAGGCGTCGCCGCTGGCGGAGCCGTC comes from Corallococcus macrosporus and encodes:
- a CDS encoding tail fiber domain-containing protein — protein: MSSVRGAGVALSCVVGLLVVSGCGGDGAQGPVGPAGPPGPVEVGTGLKLDGESVSVVYGDGPGTAVEGNDPRLAAAAQAIRNGTEPQDASFAVAGTGQVRGRLTANADVLLDAAVSASEAPPLLRVRNTVSGAGEPTWDRYRVFTVDAAGGVLARGELGYGLIPMTGAGSRMMWHPFKTAFRVGFADTEWDEANVGFMSFAGGNKTRASNFGAFAYGDQCEASGTVAVCLGSNSKALGNGSLAVGLSSTASGASSVAVGFTTVASGQGAVALGYRTTADGDYAAALGQRASTDGRTGAFIWGDASTTAIVTSTANNQFTARAAGGFRFRTNATLTTGCDLPAGSGVFSCTSDRATKEDFRRVDAEAVLAKVAAMPVESWRYSAEAEGVRHVGPVAQDFRAAFGLGTDDKSIGLLDIDGVNMVAIQALARRTEELNAKSAEVDALRAEMAELKRSLSRLEAAVHAKGVKR
- a CDS encoding zinc ribbon domain-containing protein, whose product is MSCPHCGQPLPDGLSSRTCPHCGGDVNAPGSPVMDDVADKAQKAADSAGRAVQDVLDDPRLRERLPGGSLPLLGSGLVAAAVVVPVLPFFDGGLGLPWAVLMLVGSGMLGGREWVAAGRTLPPALMPLVKRAAHPAFLPMFTALTVTQAFLSLELGVASLLWVLAAVVLGFVQWRAFKASPLAEPSLDRRPSDVRLKRWVFAGVAACAVGLLLPWSTAWTGSRVPTMRLHRERDIVIDDNFGWDIQDHDSWRFNTLVFPASAQGAGTGRGRLGATGVVLGLLALGVLGSVRRAREALPPAAPVVLAGLITVWALTGLSSRPGPWLFLLGILAVDVAVAREWQGPRGAVPPGPPSA